A window of the Candidatus Cloacimonadota bacterium genome harbors these coding sequences:
- a CDS encoding PilZ domain-containing protein: protein MNNKRQLKRRHLIYYLRVFDRDKDKLIGHLADINQKGCMLISTKKIEINKEFNMKMLLPNPIMGSEELIFSTHSKWSKKDINPDFYLTGFEFDDFPSQKVKIIDKLIDDFGFND from the coding sequence ATGAACAATAAACGACAGTTAAAGAGAAGACATTTGATTTATTATCTACGCGTTTTTGATAGGGATAAAGACAAACTTATTGGACATCTTGCTGATATTAATCAGAAGGGTTGCATGTTGATAAGTACAAAAAAAATTGAAATCAATAAAGAATTCAATATGAAAATGCTTCTTCCAAACCCAATAATGGGAAGTGAAGAATTAATATTTTCTACTCATAGTAAATGGAGTAAAAAAGATATTAATCCGGATTTTTATTTGACAGGTTTTGAATTTGACGATTTTCCATCTCAGAAGGTTAAAATCATTGATAAACTGATTGATGATTTCGGCTTTAATGATTAA
- a CDS encoding 3-isopropylmalate dehydratase large subunit, whose translation MKKTFIQKVIERKIGKPVQEGEIAFVEPDYILTHDNTAAITQKLGQIKEGIKVKYPDRLVIILDHVTPAANAKTANNHQVIRKFVKDQGIKHFFDIGTGVCHQVLPEQGLAVPGSVVVGSDSHTCTYGALGAFSTGIDRTEAAGIWVTGQTWFKIPRTYKITLKGKLHKHVSAKDLILTIIHDLHADGANYKSVEYHGDGIQNLSISERMTIANMAIEMGAKNSAFPVDELTRKWLKDRGVADYEPIWADENAEYEKEFTYNLDEIVPQVAFPHSVDNGKNITEAEGIEMDQCFIGTCTNGRLEDFHVAAKILEGKKISPQTRLLILPASREIYQQALKDGTLSILSESGAVILPPGCGPCLGAHQGVMADGEKTLSTANRNFKGRMGNKNSEIYLASPATVAATAITGKITDPRVAHESLRVKK comes from the coding sequence ATGAAAAAAACATTTATCCAGAAAGTAATTGAAAGAAAAATCGGTAAACCTGTGCAAGAAGGTGAAATCGCCTTTGTGGAACCGGATTACATTCTTACCCATGATAACACAGCAGCCATAACGCAAAAACTTGGACAGATAAAAGAAGGTATCAAAGTAAAATATCCGGACCGTTTGGTTATCATACTTGATCATGTAACTCCTGCGGCAAATGCAAAAACTGCAAATAATCATCAAGTGATCAGGAAATTCGTAAAAGATCAGGGAATTAAGCATTTTTTTGATATTGGAACCGGAGTTTGCCATCAGGTTTTACCAGAGCAAGGATTGGCTGTGCCGGGAAGTGTAGTTGTTGGTAGTGATAGTCATACTTGCACTTATGGAGCTTTGGGAGCATTCTCAACCGGAATTGATAGAACCGAAGCAGCCGGAATCTGGGTTACAGGACAAACTTGGTTTAAAATTCCGAGAACCTACAAGATCACCTTGAAAGGCAAATTGCATAAACATGTTTCTGCAAAGGATCTTATCCTCACCATTATTCACGACCTTCATGCAGATGGTGCAAATTATAAATCTGTGGAATATCATGGTGATGGAATCCAAAATCTCTCAATCTCAGAACGCATGACCATCGCCAATATGGCTATAGAAATGGGTGCAAAAAATAGTGCTTTTCCGGTTGATGAGCTTACACGAAAGTGGTTGAAGGATAGGGGAGTTGCCGATTACGAACCTATTTGGGCTGATGAAAATGCAGAATACGAAAAGGAATTTACTTACAATCTTGACGAAATCGTTCCGCAGGTTGCTTTTCCTCATTCAGTAGATAATGGTAAAAATATCACTGAAGCAGAGGGAATAGAAATGGATCAATGTTTTATCGGCACTTGCACAAATGGAAGATTGGAAGATTTTCATGTTGCCGCAAAAATTCTTGAGGGGAAAAAAATTAGTCCCCAAACAAGATTGCTAATTCTGCCTGCTTCAAGAGAGATTTATCAACAGGCTTTGAAGGATGGAACACTTTCGATTTTAAGTGAAAGCGGAGCAGTGATTTTACCCCCCGGATGTGGACCTTGCCTTGGAGCGCATCAGGGAGTAATGGCTGATGGAGAAAAAACCCTCTCGACGGCTAATAGGAATTTTAAAGGGAGAATGGGTAATAAAAATTCAGAAATATACCTTGCTTCTCCTGCTACTGTGGCTGCTACTGCTATCACGGGCAAAATCACAGATCCTCGCGTAGCACACGAGTCTCTTCGTGTGAAAAAATGA
- a CDS encoding flagellar FliJ family protein, translating to MKKFFFRLEKLLILRKNTEKEKIRILALDLHKLYQAKSQLENLNEEVGINWNSIEKNSKMKICKKKVSDFINYYNYDNFLNESLKHQMNKIGSIDRRLAKDRMHLNEAINKRKILEKLKAKKQKQYNQKHKRLIKHNEDEIALMAYFQSA from the coding sequence ATGAAAAAATTCTTTTTTAGACTCGAAAAATTGCTTATTTTAAGAAAAAATACCGAGAAAGAAAAAATTAGGATTTTGGCTTTGGATCTACACAAATTATATCAAGCAAAAAGCCAGTTGGAAAATTTGAATGAAGAAGTGGGTATTAATTGGAATTCTATAGAAAAAAATAGCAAGATGAAAATTTGTAAAAAAAAAGTGAGCGACTTTATTAATTATTACAATTATGATAATTTTCTCAATGAATCACTCAAGCATCAGATGAATAAAATTGGTAGCATTGATCGGCGTTTGGCAAAAGACAGGATGCATCTGAACGAAGCTATTAACAAACGAAAAATCTTGGAAAAACTTAAAGCGAAAAAACAAAAACAATATAATCAGAAACATAAACGCCTCATTAAACATAATGAAGATGAGATAGCCTTAATGGCTTACTTTCAATCCGCTTAA
- a CDS encoding FliI/YscN family ATPase, whose translation MNSLISTIFMDPIRVIENTSLISQKGKIENVYGMTVESRGPNVKIGEICRIISGKKSYLAEVVGFKDNLNQLMCFNDFSGISPGCEVISERANFNIPFSDQFVGRVINGIGQPIDDKGGLIAEEFLPIGTDPINPMKRVRVDEPLCTGIKAIDATATIGKGQRVGIFSGTGVGKSVLLGMIAKSSTADINVIGLIGERGREVKEFVENILGPEGLKRSIVVAVTSDESPLMRVKGAFLITAIAEYFRGRGNDVMLLMDSITRFARALREIGLAVGEPPTVKGYPPSIFSILPKILERPGKTEDGSITGIYTVLVEEDDLNNPIEDEVRAILDGHIILDRNLANINHYPAIDILGSISRVMRGIISEEHKELYEKIIETYSIYKETEDLITLGAYAKGTNKKIDYAIENIDRINHFFKQDISESFSLEETIDKLKKVLK comes from the coding sequence ATGAATTCATTAATAAGTACAATTTTTATGGACCCCATTCGTGTGATTGAAAACACCTCTTTGATTAGCCAAAAAGGGAAAATCGAAAATGTTTACGGGATGACTGTTGAATCAAGGGGACCTAATGTAAAAATCGGAGAAATTTGTAGAATAATTTCCGGAAAGAAAAGCTATTTGGCGGAAGTTGTGGGATTTAAGGATAATTTAAATCAACTTATGTGTTTCAATGATTTTAGTGGAATTTCCCCGGGATGCGAAGTTATTTCCGAACGAGCTAATTTCAATATACCATTTAGTGACCAATTTGTTGGGAGAGTAATCAACGGAATCGGGCAACCAATAGATGATAAGGGTGGTTTGATCGCCGAAGAATTTCTGCCAATCGGCACTGATCCGATAAATCCCATGAAACGTGTTCGAGTTGACGAGCCACTTTGCACGGGGATTAAGGCAATTGACGCAACCGCTACAATCGGAAAAGGTCAACGTGTGGGAATTTTTTCCGGCACAGGAGTTGGGAAAAGTGTTCTCCTCGGAATGATCGCAAAATCATCAACAGCTGATATCAATGTTATTGGCTTGATTGGTGAGAGAGGAAGAGAAGTTAAGGAATTCGTGGAAAATATACTCGGACCGGAAGGTTTGAAACGATCAATTGTTGTTGCGGTTACTTCGGATGAAAGTCCATTAATGCGAGTGAAAGGTGCATTTCTCATTACAGCAATAGCAGAATATTTTCGAGGTCGCGGCAATGACGTAATGTTGCTGATGGATTCTATCACACGCTTTGCTCGAGCGTTACGCGAAATCGGTTTGGCAGTAGGTGAACCACCCACCGTAAAAGGATATCCACCTTCAATTTTTTCAATCTTGCCAAAAATCTTAGAACGTCCCGGCAAAACCGAAGATGGCTCTATAACCGGAATATACACCGTGCTTGTAGAGGAGGATGACTTGAACAATCCTATTGAAGATGAAGTAAGAGCAATCCTTGACGGGCACATTATTCTTGATAGAAATCTTGCAAATATTAATCACTATCCTGCCATTGATATTTTGGGAAGTATTAGTCGAGTTATGCGTGGCATTATCTCAGAAGAGCACAAAGAGTTATACGAAAAAATCATTGAAACATATTCTATTTATAAAGAAACTGAAGATCTTATCACTCTCGGAGCCTATGCAAAAGGAACAAACAAAAAAATTGATTATGCAATTGAGAATATTGATAGAATCAATCATTTTTTCAAACAGGATATTTCAGAATCATTTTCCCTTGAAGAAACAATAGACAAACTTAAAAAGGTACTGAAATGA
- a CDS encoding NifU family protein, whose amino-acid sequence MELKVRVENALNKIRPALLGDGGDVEFVGISDDNVVSVRLQGACRGCPFAEMTLKFSIEKKIKEEIPEIKSVKAIK is encoded by the coding sequence ATGGAATTAAAAGTAAGAGTAGAGAACGCATTAAATAAAATCAGACCAGCTTTACTTGGTGATGGCGGAGATGTAGAATTTGTAGGTATTTCTGATGATAATGTAGTATCAGTACGTTTGCAAGGGGCGTGCAGAGGTTGCCCATTTGCAGAAATGACCTTAAAATTTAGTATCGAAAAGAAAATCAAGGAAGAAATTCCCGAGATTAAATCCGTAAAAGCTATCAAATGA
- the fliG gene encoding flagellar motor switch protein FliG, translating into MGVNFEHLSGIQKCAALSLALGPEVSAKLFSKMNDLELEQVSSELVRMDNISAEVTGQVIEEFFNMIRAEQYITMGGVDYARKLLKNVIGDEKTEVLIGKIERNLHKSGFSKFQEVDLQELVSFIQSEHPQTIALILTQLSPKQAGEMLTMLPKKIQPELLRRFSQIGEVPPETLRMVEEVLEDKISFSKSMGKFGGVKAAAEMMNMVGATAEREILEVLQDTSSDLANEIKELMFVFADIKNLSSHSIREILKEVDNSDLAVAMKHTDEETTKIIFDNLSERQTKLLKEEIGYLGPLRLRVVEDMQKKIVNTIRRLRDEEKISLNAAEEVMV; encoded by the coding sequence ATGGGTGTAAATTTCGAACATCTATCCGGTATTCAAAAATGTGCTGCCCTTTCTTTAGCATTGGGACCGGAAGTATCTGCCAAACTTTTTTCTAAAATGAACGATCTCGAACTCGAACAGGTTAGTAGTGAACTCGTGCGTATGGATAATATCTCAGCTGAAGTTACGGGGCAGGTTATTGAAGAATTTTTCAACATGATCAGGGCAGAACAATATATCACCATGGGTGGAGTGGATTATGCCAGAAAATTATTGAAAAACGTAATTGGAGATGAAAAAACCGAGGTCCTCATTGGTAAGATTGAAAGAAATCTTCACAAGAGTGGATTCAGCAAATTTCAGGAAGTGGATCTGCAAGAATTAGTCAGCTTCATTCAGAGTGAACATCCACAAACAATTGCTTTGATATTAACCCAACTTTCACCCAAGCAAGCCGGTGAGATGCTTACCATGCTTCCCAAAAAAATTCAACCGGAATTATTGCGTCGTTTCTCACAGATTGGTGAAGTACCTCCGGAAACTCTAAGGATGGTTGAAGAAGTTTTAGAAGATAAGATCAGTTTTTCCAAATCTATGGGTAAATTTGGCGGTGTTAAAGCTGCTGCAGAAATGATGAATATGGTTGGTGCTACTGCTGAAAGAGAAATATTGGAAGTTCTTCAAGACACTTCTTCGGATCTGGCAAATGAAATAAAAGAATTGATGTTCGTATTTGCAGATATCAAAAATCTTTCCAGCCACTCCATTCGAGAAATATTAAAAGAAGTTGATAATTCCGACCTCGCAGTTGCCATGAAACATACTGATGAGGAAACAACAAAAATAATTTTCGATAATCTTTCCGAGCGTCAAACAAAACTTCTAAAAGAAGAAATTGGTTATCTTGGTCCTCTCCGCTTACGAGTTGTAGAGGATATGCAGAAAAAAATCGTGAATACAATTCGTCGTTTGCGCGACGAAGAAAAAATCAGTTTGAATGCTGCTGAAGAGGTGATGGTCTAA
- a CDS encoding FliH/SctL family protein produces the protein MKIIKSDKVKETVFENFNSTLPDFSDIMKERKKELEEKKKSEQDYRTPLPIRQGFTEKFDKIEKLYDIKVKRAYNRGLNEGAEKAAKEITENLSNKYENKIEELIKNNEQEIKELKQVNIEKVDLMFRDFENQIDVYKRSFVNIAENYHKETVKISLAIMKKIMVELSDKDKNLISRNILKSLNKIDKKIPCILKLNPDDLKYFKDNSSVLEELAERKGYKTENIELIPDESIEKGGCVVETDSFVIDARLSEQFENLKKALKENYISF, from the coding sequence ATGAAAATAATAAAAAGCGATAAAGTTAAAGAAACAGTTTTTGAAAATTTTAATTCAACCTTACCGGATTTTAGCGATATAATGAAAGAAAGAAAAAAGGAACTTGAAGAGAAAAAAAAATCTGAACAAGACTATAGAACTCCTTTGCCGATTCGACAAGGTTTCACTGAAAAATTTGATAAAATAGAGAAATTGTATGATATAAAAGTAAAACGTGCCTATAATCGAGGTTTAAATGAAGGTGCGGAAAAAGCTGCAAAAGAGATTACGGAAAATTTATCAAATAAATATGAAAACAAAATTGAAGAATTAATAAAAAATAATGAACAAGAGATCAAAGAACTAAAACAAGTAAATATTGAAAAAGTTGATTTAATGTTTAGGGATTTCGAAAATCAGATTGATGTTTATAAGAGAAGTTTCGTGAATATTGCAGAAAATTATCATAAAGAAACTGTGAAAATATCTTTGGCAATTATGAAAAAGATTATGGTTGAATTATCCGATAAAGATAAGAACCTTATTTCGCGAAATATTCTAAAATCTTTGAACAAAATTGATAAGAAAATCCCTTGCATTCTCAAACTAAATCCGGACGATTTGAAATATTTCAAAGATAATTCTTCGGTTTTGGAAGAACTTGCAGAGAGAAAAGGGTATAAAACCGAGAATATCGAGTTGATTCCAGACGAAAGTATTGAAAAGGGTGGTTGTGTTGTAGAAACGGATTCCTTTGTGATTGACGCCAGATTATCCGAACAATTTGAAAACTTGAAGAAAGCACTTAAAGAAAACTATATAAGTTTTTAG
- a CDS encoding EamA family transporter: MKPQYYALLTAIAWGVGGYFEKKGLHLGNLSPQMGITIRTFIALIILGFVSKPYWHQLRHVGPKALLYLIIGGGVVAGSVGMLCFYHAIKGAPLEKVLPIAFTSPLFGALMGIIFASEPITLKNVVGMIMTVGGIVILTI, translated from the coding sequence ATGAAACCGCAATACTACGCTCTACTCACAGCAATAGCTTGGGGAGTTGGTGGTTATTTTGAGAAAAAAGGTTTGCACCTTGGTAATCTTTCACCTCAAATGGGAATTACAATTCGCACATTTATAGCACTAATAATTTTGGGATTTGTAAGTAAACCATACTGGCATCAACTGCGTCATGTAGGACCAAAAGCATTATTGTATTTGATTATCGGTGGTGGTGTTGTGGCTGGTTCTGTTGGAATGCTTTGTTTTTATCACGCCATCAAGGGAGCTCCTTTGGAAAAAGTTTTGCCTATCGCATTCACTTCTCCCCTATTTGGTGCTTTGATGGGAATAATTTTCGCGAGTGAACCGATTACCTTAAAAAATGTAGTTGGTATGATAATGACTGTCGGTGGAATTGTAATATTAACTATTTGA
- a CDS encoding response regulator, protein MKKARILIIEDEVLVGKDIKILLNNHNYEAVGIAVNEEQAYNQAIQYKPDLMLVDVHLRNGDSGIEAFKRIKSEIDIPCIFLTAYSDTKILEKAAFTNPQSYLIKPYQDKQLLVTINIVLQKQEIEKKLREQEIWLSSSFKSIAEGIITCDNSRNIKFINPFAKKITGWKEEDVIGKPLENFFRISCNENYVNFDKCMLNLLAPESESSCNKECNLLLEDKKTIPISGSGSEIRDQAGECLGFVFTFRDITERKKRSDALKMMKENLEIRVMERTTELESANQELESQKDELTNQSQNLREINSNLNQEISDHQKSIAKINFLNRTLRFAVPEALIITNNTGRIDYVNPAFEKVTGFLSNSVLGQKIPYLHKNLFVTKADSSQTKDDFRGNLLRKINSDQKFFKNLLFGVEHQFSAVYLEEMLRAFDNKEPWKKNIKNQRKTGEIYSEKTTAIQVANNEGKIENYIIIKDDISNEKRLEQQLIHSQKIEMLSRITAGISHDFNNILNIILSHADYLSSICMDETQQTSLEAISTSVERAAKLIRNLLSLGRNQETYKQPIQINIILNNTLQLIKNIFSKNHEIVKKFSLDNWYIYADPSQMEQVITNICINAKDAMQDGGKLIVQTEIVTFDNEAIFTNTTLKPGKYILVSFRDSGTGISREDLIHIFDPFYSTKVSKKGSGLGLSMVSRIVTGHNGGISVKSNPGQGTAFNLYFPISDMKQNEKVKKDKPESHPHAKPLDILVVDDEETVIKMLINRLKNENFQCISAFNGKEALEIFKSQREAIDLIISDIVMPEMDGITLLKEIKRIDSNFPVIILTGSPISKNEKQYLTEHSVDILNKPIEFSQLLWRINSLEITPSSKHLKPMQNDSEPNQLTEQIVGTDSQMLFEKDPNSIIFPQYLSNQEINNLETLVENFFKDIADGNITINMLKIEEFTLPHEKIFLRIIVLARKYNKKLIFKATENIINTIKEHGYSVKFN, encoded by the coding sequence TTGAAAAAAGCGAGAATATTAATTATCGAAGATGAAGTGCTTGTTGGTAAGGATATAAAAATACTCCTTAACAACCATAACTATGAAGCGGTTGGAATAGCAGTCAATGAGGAGCAAGCCTATAATCAAGCCATTCAATATAAGCCAGATCTTATGCTCGTTGATGTCCATTTACGAAATGGCGATTCTGGAATTGAAGCTTTTAAAAGAATAAAAAGCGAAATTGACATTCCATGTATTTTCCTCACAGCATATTCGGACACAAAGATACTGGAGAAAGCCGCTTTCACAAATCCTCAGTCATATCTTATTAAACCTTATCAGGATAAGCAACTTCTCGTTACCATTAATATCGTTTTACAAAAACAAGAAATTGAAAAAAAATTACGCGAACAAGAGATATGGTTGTCCTCATCTTTTAAAAGCATTGCCGAGGGAATAATCACCTGTGATAATAGCAGAAACATAAAATTTATCAACCCTTTCGCCAAAAAAATAACCGGTTGGAAAGAAGAGGATGTTATTGGAAAACCACTTGAAAATTTTTTTAGAATCAGTTGCAATGAAAACTATGTAAATTTTGACAAGTGTATGCTGAATCTTCTTGCTCCGGAGTCTGAAAGCAGTTGCAACAAAGAATGCAATCTTCTTTTAGAAGACAAAAAAACCATACCTATTTCCGGTAGTGGTTCTGAAATTAGAGATCAGGCGGGGGAATGTTTGGGATTTGTGTTTACTTTTCGTGATATAACCGAAAGAAAAAAACGCTCTGACGCATTAAAGATGATGAAAGAGAATCTCGAAATTAGAGTAATGGAGCGAACTACTGAACTGGAAAGTGCAAACCAAGAACTGGAATCTCAAAAGGATGAATTAACAAATCAATCCCAAAATCTTCGAGAGATCAACTCTAATTTGAATCAGGAGATCAGCGACCACCAAAAATCAATCGCTAAAATAAATTTTCTTAATCGAACTCTTCGATTTGCAGTTCCGGAAGCTCTAATCATTACTAATAATACAGGGAGGATTGATTATGTTAATCCGGCTTTTGAAAAAGTTACCGGATTTCTTTCCAATTCGGTCTTGGGACAAAAAATCCCCTACCTTCACAAAAATCTTTTCGTAACAAAAGCAGATTCTTCACAAACAAAAGATGATTTTCGCGGTAATTTGCTTAGGAAGATAAACTCCGACCAAAAATTTTTTAAAAACTTGCTCTTTGGTGTTGAACATCAATTTTCTGCAGTTTATCTTGAAGAGATGCTACGGGCATTCGATAATAAAGAGCCTTGGAAAAAAAATATAAAAAATCAGAGAAAAACCGGAGAAATATATTCTGAAAAAACCACTGCCATCCAAGTAGCCAACAATGAAGGTAAAATCGAGAATTATATAATTATCAAGGATGATATCAGCAACGAAAAAAGATTGGAACAGCAACTGATACACTCCCAGAAAATTGAAATGCTTTCTCGCATCACAGCTGGCATTTCTCACGACTTCAATAATATTTTGAACATCATTCTATCCCATGCAGATTACTTAAGTTCTATTTGTATGGATGAAACGCAGCAAACCAGTCTTGAGGCAATTTCAACTTCTGTGGAGAGAGCAGCAAAATTAATTCGCAATTTACTATCCCTTGGCAGGAATCAAGAAACCTATAAACAACCGATTCAAATTAATATTATTCTCAATAATACTTTGCAATTGATTAAAAATATTTTTAGTAAAAACCATGAAATCGTAAAAAAGTTTTCTTTGGACAATTGGTATATTTATGCTGATCCGTCCCAAATGGAGCAAGTGATAACGAACATCTGTATAAATGCAAAAGATGCAATGCAAGATGGGGGCAAACTAATTGTCCAAACGGAGATTGTAACATTTGATAATGAAGCAATATTCACGAACACAACCCTTAAGCCCGGAAAATATATCCTTGTTTCATTCAGAGATTCCGGTACAGGTATTTCGCGAGAAGATTTGATACACATATTTGATCCTTTTTACTCGACTAAAGTTAGTAAAAAAGGAAGCGGTTTGGGTTTATCTATGGTTTCGCGTATCGTTACCGGCCACAATGGTGGTATTTCTGTAAAAAGTAATCCCGGACAAGGAACCGCTTTTAATCTCTATTTTCCCATATCCGACATGAAACAAAATGAAAAAGTCAAAAAAGATAAACCAGAAAGCCATCCTCATGCAAAACCGTTAGATATTCTTGTTGTTGACGATGAAGAAACTGTAATTAAAATGCTTATAAATAGACTGAAAAATGAAAATTTCCAGTGTATTTCTGCATTCAACGGGAAAGAAGCCCTTGAGATTTTCAAGTCTCAACGCGAAGCAATCGACCTGATTATTAGCGATATTGTTATGCCGGAAATGGATGGTATAACTCTTCTAAAAGAGATTAAAAGAATTGATAGCAACTTCCCGGTAATCATTTTGACAGGTTCACCCATTAGCAAGAATGAAAAACAATATTTAACTGAGCACTCCGTGGACATATTAAATAAACCCATTGAGTTTAGTCAGTTATTGTGGAGAATAAATTCCCTTGAGATCACACCCAGTAGCAAACATCTCAAACCAATGCAGAACGATAGTGAACCAAATCAATTGACTGAACAGATTGTGGGCACCGATTCCCAGATGCTTTTTGAAAAAGATCCAAATAGTATTATCTTTCCTCAATATTTGAGTAATCAGGAAATCAACAATCTGGAAACTTTAGTTGAAAATTTCTTTAAAGACATTGCGGATGGTAATATCACTATTAATATGTTAAAAATAGAAGAATTCACATTACCTCATGAAAAAATTTTTCTCAGAATTATAGTTCTTGCAAGAAAATATAATAAGAAATTGATATTTAAAGCTACAGAAAATATTATTAATACGATTAAGGAACACGGTTATTCCGTAAAATTTAATTAA
- a CDS encoding O-acetyl-ADP-ribose deacetylase, translated as MRVKINNTTLSLKIGDITEEKVDAIVNAANSSLMGGGGVDGAIHRAGGGEILAECKLIRSKYGRCSTGQAVITTGGNLSAKYVIHTVGPVWRGGSDNEKQLLKNCYINSLKLADKEKIKSLSFPSISTGAYGYPILEASKIALETVAEKIQMFDFNEIRFVLFSENDFEVYKRILRLTIG; from the coding sequence ATGCGAGTGAAGATTAATAATACTACATTATCTTTAAAGATAGGGGACATAACCGAAGAAAAAGTAGATGCCATTGTAAATGCTGCAAATAGTTCTTTGATGGGCGGTGGAGGGGTTGACGGAGCGATTCATCGAGCTGGTGGTGGTGAAATATTAGCTGAGTGTAAGCTCATCCGCAGTAAATACGGTAGATGTTCCACAGGTCAGGCAGTTATCACAACAGGAGGAAATCTCTCGGCAAAATATGTAATCCACACCGTTGGTCCTGTGTGGAGAGGTGGGTCTGATAATGAAAAGCAACTTTTGAAAAATTGCTATATAAATTCGTTGAAATTGGCAGATAAAGAAAAAATAAAAAGCCTTTCTTTCCCCTCGATCAGTACCGGAGCATACGGCTATCCTATCTTGGAAGCAAGTAAAATTGCTTTGGAAACAGTTGCGGAAAAAATACAAATGTTTGATTTCAATGAAATAAGGTTTGTTCTTTTTTCAGAAAATGATTTTGAAGTTTATAAAAGAATTTTAAGGTTAACGATTGGTTAA
- a CDS encoding GDP-mannose 4,6-dehydratase codes for MILITGAAGFIGSHLTEKLLDSGEKIVGIDNLCDFYDIELKKYNLEIIKKNENADKFIFIEEDIRNLNGLETIFNNFPIDTIIHLAAMAGVRPSIEDPILYQEVNVRGTQNLLECSKKNNVKKFIFASSSSVYGNNKKIPFAETDNVDHPISPYAATKKAGELLCYTYHEIYDIDMICLRFFTVYGPRQRPDLAIHKFARMVNQKKPIPFYGDGTTARDYTFINDIVDGLKKSLKWIRENTNIYEIINLGNNEPVKLSRLVEVISNHFNYEIVINRQPIPKGDVMITFADISKARNLFGYDPKTSIESGLDEFFKWFHSYY; via the coding sequence ATGATATTAATTACCGGAGCAGCTGGTTTTATTGGTTCACATCTAACTGAAAAACTGCTTGATAGCGGAGAAAAAATCGTTGGAATAGATAATTTATGCGATTTTTATGATATTGAACTTAAAAAGTATAATCTCGAAATAATCAAAAAGAATGAGAATGCGGATAAATTTATTTTCATCGAAGAAGATATCCGAAATTTAAATGGATTGGAAACAATATTTAACAATTTTCCCATTGACACGATAATCCATCTCGCAGCAATGGCTGGGGTGCGTCCCTCTATTGAAGATCCAATTCTCTACCAAGAAGTAAATGTGCGTGGCACTCAAAACCTGCTCGAATGCTCAAAAAAAAATAACGTAAAAAAATTCATCTTTGCTTCATCCTCTTCTGTTTACGGGAATAATAAAAAAATTCCTTTTGCAGAAACGGACAATGTTGATCACCCCATTTCACCTTATGCTGCTACAAAAAAAGCAGGGGAATTGCTTTGTTACACCTATCATGAAATTTATGATATTGATATGATCTGTTTGCGGTTTTTCACGGTTTATGGTCCAAGGCAAAGACCCGATCTGGCTATTCACAAATTCGCTCGAATGGTAAACCAAAAGAAGCCAATCCCATTTTACGGAGATGGAACCACAGCACGAGATTATACTTTTATAAATGATATTGTGGATGGCTTAAAAAAATCTTTGAAATGGATTCGAGAGAATACGAACATTTATGAAATTATCAATCTCGGAAATAATGAACCCGTAAAATTATCTCGCTTAGTCGAAGTTATATCCAATCATTTCAACTATGAAATTGTAATAAATCGGCAGCCCATTCCCAAAGGTGACGTGATGATTACATTTGCCGATATTTCAAAAGCCCGAAATTTATTTGGATATGATCCCAAAACCAGTATCGAATCCGGTTTGGATGAATTTTTCAAATGGTTTCATTCGTATTATTAA
- a CDS encoding PGPGW domain-containing protein: MNKSLKKVAGGFLVGLGIIGLFLPFLQGILLIAAGLATIGNKRAIKLFEKLKQYSDRKKRNCL, from the coding sequence ATGAATAAATCTCTAAAGAAGGTTGCCGGAGGATTTCTGGTTGGCTTGGGAATAATCGGTCTCTTCCTGCCGTTTTTACAGGGAATTTTATTGATAGCAGCAGGTTTGGCAACTATTGGAAATAAACGAGCAATAAAGTTGTTTGAAAAACTCAAACAATATTCAGACAGAAAAAAAAGGAATTGTTTATAA